Part of the Oncorhynchus masou masou isolate Uvic2021 chromosome 18, UVic_Omas_1.1, whole genome shotgun sequence genome, agtcaccaaaaatggcttatgattagaatattatctgctatgactacaaggtccgataggaattcagggaactcaatgaggaacactgtatatggcccaggaggcctgtaaacagtagctataaaaagtgattgagtcggccgcatagatttcatgactagaagttCAAAAGACGAAAaggtcattttattttattttatttatttatttattgtaaattgaaatttgctatcgtaaatgttagcaacacctccgcctttgcgggatgcacgggggatatggtcactagtgtagccaggaggtgaggcctctaacacagtaaattcacCAGGCttagccatgtttcagtcaggccaatcacatcaagattatgatcagtgattagttcattgactataattgcctttgaagtaagggatctaacattaagtagccctattttgagatgtgaggtatcatgatctgtttcaataatgacagaaatggaggaggtctttatcctagtgagatggctaaggcgaacaccgccatgtttaattttgcccaacctaggtcgaggcacagacatggtctcaatggggatagctgagctgactacactgactgtgctagtggcagactccactatgctgccAGGGTGActaacagcctgctgtctggcCTGCaacctatttcattgtggagctaggggagttagagccctgtctatgttggtagataagatgagagcacccctccagctaggatggagtccgtcactcctcagcaggtcaggcttggtcctgtttgtgtgtgagtcccagaaagagggccaattatctacaaattctatattttgggaggggcagaaaacagttttcaaccagcgattgagttgtgagactctgctgtagagctcatcactccccctaactgggagggggccagagacaattactcgatgccgacacatctttctagctaattaaatctatatacagtgttgtaatgatgtgaaaATTGTTCAATTAcaaaagtgaaaataaataaacaaatataggtttttatttacaatggtgttagttcttcactggttgctcttttctaatggcaaaaggtcacaaatcttgctgctgtgattgcacactgtggtatttcacccaatagatatgggagaaTATTTTCacattctttgtgggtctgtgtaatctgagggaaatatgtgtctctaatatggtcacacatttggcaggaggttaggaagtgcagcttcgtttccacctcattttgtgggcaatgtgcacatagcctgtcttctcttgagagccaggtctgccttcggcggcctttctcaatagcaaggctatgcacacagtacatagtcaaagatttccttaatgttgggtcagtcacagtggtcaggttttctgccactgtgtactctctgtttagggccaaatagcattctagtttgctctgttttttttgtaaattctttccaatgtgtcaagtgattatctttttgttttctcctaatttggttgggtctaattgtgttgctgtcctggggctctgtggggtgagTTTgtatttgtgaacagagccccaggaccagcttgcttaggaggctcttctccatgttcatctctctgtaggtaatggctttgttatggaaggtttgggaatcacttccttttcggtggttgtagaatttaacgtctcttttcgggattttgataattagtgggtattgccctaattctgctctgtatgcattatttggtattttacattgtacacagagggtATTTTTGCAATTTGTATTCATGATCCTGGCAACTGgcccttttttggaacaccatttctctctctctctctctctctctctctgcagatcaTCAAGCGTAATCTATCCAGCCTATTCAAAGGTTCACAAGGTGCAGTGGGCCTCGCTCAATTAAGTAGGTCagtacgtctgtctgtcttcatgacATGCATACATTTGCATATGGTCTATGTTAAATTCAGGCACTGAAGCGAAGTTGGTACTGTCTAACTGACGAGGGTAAACTATACCCTTACATTTTATTGACACCAGATTCAGTTTAAGTATTTACAAGCACCAGAGACGTTATTACTTTTCATaacattttttattaaaaaatcCTTCAGATTACATTTCTATCAACAATGACCTCCAAATATTTCATATACATGCAAATAAGACTGACCATAGATTTAGAATGTATCGATTTACAGCAGTGAGTGACATCATAAATACCTGTTCCATTCTTAGAACCATTCTCAGTAGAATACCAAATCATGGAATGGTAAGAATTCTACACGAATCTGTGCTGCTGAAGTTTTGGATCAAGGTAACATTCATTTATTTTCCATCATTTATTTTCCATCACGGTGCCATCTATTGGTGCTAAATGATACTGACTGAGATTAGTGTATCTTGAATGTGTTATGAAATACCCATCTGGCTAAAAATACACTTGTTGACAGGGTTGAGTAATGTCACTATAAGGTATGTGTGTGGCTTTAAGGTATGTTATGAACCATGTGACAGATTTCATAACACTGATTGGGCGAAGTCTGAGATGTGGGTCATAGTCTATGCTATTTACAAACATGGGAAGGGGACCAGATTGAAGGGGACAAGTTCATTTATATGCCCGACTTTTGACTGCGTCTTGATGTCTTTAAGTTGAATTACATTACTCTCTTAGGGCTCAATCTCTTTATCTCCAAGTAAAAGAAAACATGTTGTTTTTGCTTTTCTATTCCTGTAGGATGAGGGCCCACTTAGGTACTTATATGTACATGGAAGTAAATGTAGCAGTAAATGACTTAAGAAATATGAGAATATAACACGAAAATAGTCTAAGATTTTCCACCATTTATGTCTCAACATGACATGCTTATTTGTGCTTATTTCTTCTGAGTTTCAACTGTATGCTAACTGTGTACAGAATGTATACAGTAAGGTATTAACAGCAACAACAGTACACTAGCTCTTTCCCTGTAGGCCTCAGACCTAGTTATAAACCAAATTCAGTTGCTTGGTTACAAAGAAAAACGTGACAAAGCTTGCAGCACTCACAGTGTACCCagaccaggctgacagttaaaCACAGGGCCTCAGCTGCGTCCACTTAAAAACGTCGGAGCAATGCACTTCCTGGTTTTTATTTACATGGCTCTCGGTGGCTCTTATGTATAATTCACAGCCAGGGAGATGGAATGATCCTTGACAAACACGGCCGTAGCTTGGGAGAGTATTCCTGTGTCTTCGCTCTGGAGATTGCACCCTCTCTGGCTCTGCACTGATCTGGGGGTGGTGGACTGACTCCAATGCTGGTAAGAAACAAAATATCATATTTTTCTTCTATTCTATAAGTTCAGAACAAGTGAAACTTGATTAAAAGTCATATAGTTGATTCTAGTGTTGATGTCAGTGTTGTAAGAGGTTAGGTTAAATAGGGGGAATGTGAGAATCGGTGAAACTTATTTATAATTGTTCATTTAAAGACAAGCTATATAGTCAAATCAATGACTATTCACTCTTTTATTCTACTGAAAGGTGGGATTGAGAGTTGTTGTGGTCAACGTGCATGTTCATTCTCTGCTACAGTGGCAAACAGCCGGCTGTGTCATGTCCTTAGCTGTAATGTGATGAGCTTAGTTACATTGAGACAAGTCTATTGCCATGGATACAAGGGATTATGACAATATCTATTACATCAAGTTCTGGTTCTACTAGTAATTCCATTGTTCTACTGTCTACTTCATGTGTAAAGGAGAAATGAACAGCTTTGTTACGTTCCTTGAAGTAGTTAGGACCATAGAAAACTGAATAACATATTGATGGAACAGGTTAAAGCTTAACCAAGGAAACCACCTTTAATCCAACTTGTTAAACACTAAACTCATAACAAGTTGCACCTCCTTTATTTATTCAAGCACTATGGCCAAGGGCAACAAGCAGTCAAAAGAGCCCAAAGGCCGGAAGATCACCCTGAAGATGGCAAAGCTGGCACTGAAGCTGACCGTGGACGGCAAACGTCGGCTGGACCTCAGCAACATGGAGATCGCCAGCTTTCCCAAGTGCATCCTGAAGCTGTGTGATGTGGATGAGCTGGACCTGAGCCGCAACATGCTCAAGAAGATCCCTGACTCCATCGACAAGTTCGTCAACCTCCGCTGGCTGGATCTCCACAGCAACCAGCTGGACCACGTTCCGGAAGCTATCGGGCACCTCCAGAACCTATACAGCCTCAACCTGTGTAACAACCTACTGAGCAGTATAGGACTCCCCAACGAGATCGGCCTCCTGCAGAAGCTGAGGAGCCTCAACCTGGGCATGAACCTCCTTGAAAGCATCCCATCCTCCATTGCAGCCCTCAAGGAGCTGCGCCACCTGGGTCTGTTCAACAACCACCTGACCCGGGTGCCCGAGTGCCTCCGCAACCTGCCCCACCTTGAGAGCATCAACCTGAAGTGTAACCCAATCCCCTCGGGGGATGACAAAGGCATAGACCCCATCCAGAGGGTAGAATGTCTGTACCTGGTGAGGG contains:
- the LOC135503756 gene encoding leucine-rich repeat-containing protein 18-like, with amino-acid sequence MAKGNKQSKEPKGRKITLKMAKLALKLTVDGKRRLDLSNMEIASFPKCILKLCDVDELDLSRNMLKKIPDSIDKFVNLRWLDLHSNQLDHVPEAIGHLQNLYSLNLCNNLLSSIGLPNEIGLLQKLRSLNLGMNLLESIPSSIAALKELRHLGLFNNHLTRVPECLRNLPHLESINLKCNPIPSGDDKGIDPIQRVECLYLVRESCLCASCLKKVKDARQRLDSRLSRAPAHGRSIFAGLITPNSVAQEDQATWR